A part of Xenopus tropicalis strain Nigerian chromosome 4, UCB_Xtro_10.0, whole genome shotgun sequence genomic DNA contains:
- the tusc2 gene encoding tumor suppressor candidate 2, translating into MGGSASKARGLWPFSSAASEAPPGNAEQSLSRMRKATPFIFTRRGSMYFDEDGDLAHEFYEETIVMKNGRKRAKLKRIQKNLRPQGIIRLDHPCLHVDFPVVICEV; encoded by the exons ATGGGCGGCAGCGCCTCCAAGGCCCGAGGGCTGTGGCCTTTCTCCTCAGCGGCAAGTGAGGCGCCGCCAGGCAACGCGGAGCAGAGTCTGTCCCGTATGCGGAAGGCCACCCCATTTATCTTCACCCGGCGCGG CTCTATGTATTTTGATGAGGATGGAGATCTGGCACATGAATTTTATGAAGAGACGATTGTGATGAAAAATGGACGAAAACGGGCAAAGCTGAAGCGAATTCAAAAGAACTTGAGACCTCAG GGCATCATCAGGTTAGATCATCCATGCCTCCATGTGGACTTTCCGGTTGTAATATGCGAGGTCTGA